In the genome of Elephas maximus indicus isolate mEleMax1 chromosome 6, mEleMax1 primary haplotype, whole genome shotgun sequence, one region contains:
- the LOC126078492 gene encoding olfactory receptor 12-like produces the protein MPTRRDRNLSGLSLQEFVLVGFEGELETRALLFAVFLALYVVTMLGNLTMIMVITVDTRLHSPMYFFLKNLSFLDLCYSSVIAPKALANLFSPTKVITFTGCATQFFFFCLLGTTETFLLATMAYDRFMAICSPLRYPVTMCPSACTHLVLGTYCGGCLNSIVQTSLTFRLSFCSSHLINHFFCDVPPLLQIACTNTAFNELVMFSICGLIIVSTTLVVLISYGYITVTILRMHSGTGRHKVFSTCGSHMIAVSLFYGTIFVMYTQPEAVESMEQGKVVSIFYTLVIPMLNPLIYSLRNKDVKEALWRLGRKHATT, from the coding sequence ATGCCAACACGCAGAGATAGGAATCTCTCGGGACTCTCTTTGCAGGAGTTTGTGCTAGTGGGGTTTGAGGGTGAGCTGGAGACACGGGCCCTGCTCTTTGCTGTGTTCCTGGCCCTGTATGTGGTGACTATGCTGGGAAACCTCACAATGATCATGGTCATTACAGTGGACACCCGCCTCCactcccccatgtacttcttcctcaagAACCTCTCCTTCCTAGACCTCTGCTACTCCTCTGTCATCGCCCCAAAGGCCCTGGCCAACTTATTCTCCCCAACCAAGGTCATCACTTTCACTGGCTGTGCCACCCAGTtcttcttcttctgcctgctgggTACCACCGAGACTTTCCTCCTGGCcaccatggcctatgaccgcttcaTGGCTATCTGTAGCCCCCTGCGGTACCCGGTCACCATGTGCCCCTCAGCCTGCACCCACCTGGTGCTGGGCACCTACTGTGGAGGCTGTCTCAACTCCATTGTGCAGACCAGCCTCACATTCCGCCTCTCGTTCTGTAGCTCCCATCTCATCAACCACTTCTTCTGCGATGTGCCACCCCTGCTCCAGATTGCCTGCACCAACACGGCCTTCAATGAGCTGGTCATGTTCAGCATCTGTGGGCTGATCATTGTGAGCACCACGCTCGTTGTCCTCATCTCCTATGGCTACATCACAGTGACCATCCTGAGGATGCACTCAGGAACTGGGAGACACAAGGTCTTCTCCACCTGTGGCTCCCACATGATTGCAGTGTCCCTATTTTATGGGACCATCTTTGTCATGTACACCCAGCCAGAGGCTGTGGAGTCCATGGAACAGGGCAAGGTGGTCTCCATCTTCTACACCCTGGTCATTCCCATGCTCAACCCCCTCATCTACAGTCTACGGAACAAGGATGTTAAGGAGGCCCTGTGGAGGCTGGGCCGAAAACACGCAACCACATAA